One window of the Xiphophorus hellerii strain 12219 chromosome 15, Xiphophorus_hellerii-4.1, whole genome shotgun sequence genome contains the following:
- the LOC116734607 gene encoding prospero homeobox protein 2-like, with protein MSFWSKGMYSSSDVCLAGCTAEHLPPSHPDPPPSNLGGFYTSHKDSKNIKGLIHRIENTASGLSCSIPVEYNLSTGSTRTPLSPDSYSHYDWSLNSGHQAKRARVENIIKGITCTDVMPNQHEETGCVREEEERVEVSALHQKHMETSGTESLSESHQHLREVRTKFDPICKDEKFPRWSVSSEASTDEALSKSCSESESSPGKTHQEWKKVALGHFSSKPDRVKLMADILKHELSRAVSRSVDSIFKSMPLTQTPTEMENSETTLPPQFSESMENKLRCGTAEVLLPDVQTEALSLVVQKPELERPQDFILHSTSAVPLTPKSPLFFSSEPEQASEQNNITHHQRHGFKCLTDGCSESGEPRLDTCWNLVKVKSKVTSRSVRSPHTHTAPVDQVILENLQLPHVKLEPDCFEKNNLYMLNECLTTNHLKKAKLMFFYTRYPSSVVLRMCFHDVQVSKTS; from the exons ATGAGTTTCTGGAGCAAAGGTATGTATTCTTCCAGCGACGTCTGCCTGGCCGGCTGCACTGCAGAGCATCTGCCCCCCAGTCACCCCGACCCACCGCCATCAAATTTAGGTGGTTTTTACACCTCACACAAGGACAGCAAGAACATTAAGGGACTGATTCACAGGATTGAAAACACTGCTTCGGGTTTATCGTGTTCCATCCCAGTGGAGTATAATCTGTCCACAGGGAGCACAAGAACACCTTTGTCTCCTGATTCTTACAGTCATTACGACTGGAGCCTCAACAGCGGCCATCAAGCCAAGCGTGCCAGAGTTGAGAACATCATCAAAGGTATAACCTGCACAGATGTGATGCCAAATCAGCACGAGGAGACCGGCTGCGTGcgagaggaagaagaaagggTTGAAGTGTCGGCTTTACATCAGAAACACATGGAAACGAGTGGAACTGAAAGCCTGAGCGAAAGCCATCAGCACCTCAGAGAGGTTAGGACGAAGTTCGATCCCATCTGCAAAGATGAGAAGTTTCCCAGATGGAGCGTTTCATCTGAAGCATCTACAGATGAGGCACTTTCTAAATCCTGCAGCGAATCTGAAAGCAGCCCAGGTAAAACTCATCAAGAATGGAAGAAGGTGGCGCTAGGCCACTTCAGCTCCAAACCGGATCGGGTAAAGCTGATGGCAGATATTTTAAAGCACGAGCTGAGCCGAGCTGTGAGCAGGAGTGTGGACTCCATTTTCAAAAGCATGCCGCTTACACAGACCCCAACTGAGATGGAGAATTCAGAAACTACTCTCCCTCCTCAGTTCTCAGAGAGCATGGAGAATAAATTAAGATGTGGGACAGCAGAGGTTCTGCTCCCAGATGTCCAAACAGAAGCTCTGTCTCTGGTGGTCCAAAAGCCAGAACTGGAACGGCCGCAAGACTTCATCCTCCATTCTACGTCAGCGGTTCCTCTTACCCCCAAATCTCCCCTCTTCTTCAGCAGTGAGCCCGAACAAGCATCAGAGCAAAACAACATCACACACCATCAACGGCacggttttaaatgtttaacagaTGGATGCTCTGAAAGTGGTGAGCCAAGATTGGACACGTGTTGGAATTTGGTCAAAGTGAAATCAAAGGTCACCTCCAGATCTGTGAGaagccctcacacacacaccgcgCCGGTGGATCAGGTGATTCTTGAAAACCTGCAGCTCCCACATGTGAAGTTAGAACCAGATTGCTTCGAGAAAAATAATCTCTACATGTTGAAC GAGTGTCTGACAACAAACCACCTGAAGAAAGCAAAGCTCATGTTCTTCTACACTCGCTATCCGAGCTCAGTGGTGCTGAGGATGTGCTTCCATGATGTGCAGGTGAGTAAAACCTCATAA